GGAACCCGTCGAGCGTGCGCATGCGCTGGCTTTGATCCAGATCGCCGTGGATCGGCGCGGCGTCGAGCCCGTGCTTTTTCAGCGATTTCGCGACGATATCGACTTCGGTCTTGCGGTTGCAGAAGATGATGGCGTTCTTCAGCCCCTCGCCCTCGGCCTCGATCAGCGCGCGCAGAAGCTCGCGCTTCTGCTTGGCGGTCTGGTCCTTGCGGGTCGGCGTGATCTCGATCAGCTTTTGCGTGATGGTGTCCGAGGTGGTGGCCTGACGCGCCACCTCGATCCGTTCCGGCGTGTGCAGGAAGGTGTTGGTGATCCGCTCGATCTCGGGCGCCATGGTGGCGCTGAAGAACAGCGTCTGGCGGGTGAAGGGCGTCAGCTGGAAGATGCGTTCGATATCGGGGATGAAGCCCATATCCAGCATGCGGTCGGCCTCGTCGACGACCATGACCTCGACCCCGGTCAGCAGCAGCTTGCCGCGTTCGAAATGATCCAGCAGACGGCCCGGCGTGGCGATCAGCACATCGACGCCCCGGTCGATCAGCTTGTCCTGTTCGCCGAAGGACACCCCGCCGATCAGCAGCGCCTTGGTCAGGCGGGTGTTCTTGGCATAGATGTCGAAATTCTCGGCCACCTGCGCGGCCAGTTCGCGCGTCGGGCACAGCACCAGACTGCGCGGCATCCGCGCCCGCGCCCGGCCCCGCGACAGGCGGGTGATCATCGGCAGGGTGAAGCTGGCGGTCTTGCCGGTGCCGGTCTGGGCGATGCCCAGAACGTCGCGGCCTTCGAGTGCGGGCGGGATCGCCCCGGCCTGGATCGGCGTCGGGGTTTCGTAACCCGCTTCGGCCACGGCCTTGAGAACTTTCGGATCGAGTTTGAGGTCGGAGAATTTTGTCATATGCGTCCATTCGCCGCGTCTTGAGGCGCAGGTGAAAAAATGGGACGCAGTCTCACGCCCCTCGCTTGACCGCCGGATGCGGACGGGTTTGCCCTAGCTTAATAGGGGCCGGGCGTCAATATTGCAGCACCGCGGCGCGGGCCATGTGTCTTGAATGGAACAGAATCAGCCCGTAAGCGGTTGCGCCGCAGAGATTCGAGGGAAAGTGGACATGGCAGTTGAAGGAGCGGGCGGGCTGAGCCCGGTCGAGGCGTTTGCTCTGGTCGGCATGGTCGGCGTCGGAGCGCAGTGGCTGGCATGGAAGTTCCGCCTTCCCGGCATCGTGGTGATGCTGGCGGCGGGGCTGATCCTCGGGCCGTTCACCGGGATCTTCATCCCCGAGCGCGATATCGGCGATCTCGTCGGTCCGATGATTTCGCTGGCGGTGGCGGTGATCCTGTTCGAAGGGGGGCTGACGCTGAATTTCAAGCAGCTCGCCGATGCCGCGCCGGGGGTGCGGCGCCTGGTCTTTATCGGCGCGCCGCTCGGCTGGTTCCTGTCGTCGCTGGCGCTGGCCTATATCGCCGGGCTGAGCTGGCAATCGGCCATCGTCTTCGGCGGGGTCATGATCGTCACCGGCCCGACCGTCATCGCGCCGCTGCTGCGCACGGCAAAACTCTTCAACCGCCCCGCCCAGCTTCTGCAATGGGAAGGCATCGTCAACGACGCGGTAGGCGCGCTCGTCGCCGTCATCGCGCTGGAGGTGGTGCTGGTCCGCCAGCAGGAATTATCCGCGGGCGAAGCGGTCTGGACCGTGGCCTCGGGCGTGGTGTTTGCGACGCTGGTCGGCTTTGCCGGTGCGGTCGGGATCGTCAAGGCGTTTCAGCGCTCGCTGGTGCCGGAATACATGAAGGTGCCGCTGCTTTTCGTCGTGGTGATCGCGGCCTTCGCGGTGTCGGATATGGTGCTGCATGAATCGGGTCTGCTGGCGGTGACAGTGATGGGGCTGGTGATCGCCAATGCCGATCTGCCGTCCTACACCGAGATTTACCGCTTCAAGGAACAGGCGACCACGCTGCTGCTGTCGGGTGTCTTCATCCTGCTGGCGGCGGGCGTCAATCTCGAGATGCTGTCGCTGCTCAACTGGCGCTCGGCGCTGTTTATCCTTGCCGTCATCCTTCTGGTCCGGCCGGCAACGGTGCTGGCCTCTTTGTCGTGGACCTCGATCCCGTGGAAGGAGAGGCTGCTCGTCGCCTTTACCGGGCCGCGGGGGGTGGTGCTGCTGGCGATCTCGGGCATCTTTGCCGAACGGCTTGTGGCCGAAGGGATCGAGGATGGCGCCGTGTTGCAACCGCTGGCCTTTGTGCTGGTGCTGACCACGGTGATCCTGCACGGCTTCGGGCTGAAACCGCTGGCCAACCGGCTGGGTCTGAGTTCGGGCGAGCAGCCGGGGCTGATCATCGTCGGCGGCTCGGCCTTTTCGACGGGGCTGGCGACCGCGCTCGGCAATGCCGATGTCAAGGTGCTGGTCACCGATCCCAACCGGGGCATGCTGCGCTCGGCCCGGCAGGCGGGGGTGCCGATCTATTACGGGGACATCCTGTCCGAAGCGGCCGAGCACGGGGTGGAGTTCATCACCTATTCGACCATTCTGGCCGCGTCGGACAACGACGCCTATAACACGCTGGTCGCCACCGACCTCGCGCCGGAATTCGGCCGCGATTCGATCTGGCAGATCTCGCGCGCCAAAGAGGACCGGGCGCGGCATTCCCTGCCTAGCCAGCTTGGCGGGCAAGGCGTGAATGGCGGCCGGACGCTCGCGCAATATCTGGAATTGCTCGCCGATGGCTGGATCTTCCGCACCACTCGGCTGACCGAGGAATATACTTACGCAGACTGGAAAGAGGCCCGCGAAGGGGCGATCCCGCTTGCCATCGTCGAAGAAAGCGAGGTGCGTTTCGTCGGGCGCGACGAAGAGCCGGAGGGCCGTCCGGGAATGCGGATCATCTCGATGATCCCGCCCGAGATCGCGGAAAAGATCCGCCGCGAATCCGACGAGGTCAGCAAGGAGCGGGAACTGGCCCGCGAAGAGGCCAAGGCGGTGCGCAAGGGTGCTGGTTCGGGCAGCCTGCGCGAGGATGACAGCAGCGACCCGGTGGACGCCTCGGATGATGAGGTGCTGGGCGAGGACGGCCATGATCCGGCAACCGAACATGACGCCAATGGCGGCGACGGCGCGGCGGGCAGGCCCGCGGCGGACGATCATAGCGACGCGTTCCGCCATGACAGCGGCGCCTATTACGGCGGTACCGAGAACCCGGGACCGGATGCGGGCGCCGAGGACGGGCCGGGCAAGGGCTGATACCGACCCGGCGGCACACGGTGAAGTGAAGCGCCGTGTGTCGCCAGGCTTTGCCACGCCGTGCCGGGCTGGGGCATGATTTCCCTGTGGAAACCAGAGGATGCCATGCGTGAGCTGTTGACCAGTGCCGCCATTCTATTGGCCGCCCCTGCCTTCGCCGACAGATTCGAACTCGACGCGCCCGTCCGCGAGGCGGTGCTGTATCCGCAGGGCGCGAGCGTGACGCGCATCGCCCGGACCGAACTGCCCGAAGGCGCGCATGAGCTCGTCATTCCGGGCCTGCCGCCCGGGACCAGCCCCGACAGCCTGCGCGTCTCGGCCGAAGGGGCCGGTATCGGCGCGGTCAGTCTCCAGCGAGGGCGCGCATTGCCTGACAGCAGTGCCGATCCCGACGCCATCGCGGCTGCGCGGCAGGAGGTGAGGCGGTTGGAACGCAGCCTGCGCGCGCATGACGCCGAGGCCGAGCTCATCGCCGCCGAGGCCGAGACCGCGCGCGACATGGTGGCCTTCCTCAAGGATCTCGCCCGCAGCGACAGCGCGGGCTCGGGCGATGTGAACGCGCTTGCCGATATGGTTGGCGCCCGCATCCTCGCTGCCCGCCGCAGCGCCATCGAGGCCGAGACCCGCGCCTTTGCCGCGGCGCAGGGCCGTGGCGAGGCCGAGCGCGCGCTGGAAAACGCCCGCCAGCGTCTCGAAGCGCTCGAGCAGCCGCCAAGCGACGACCGGGCAACGCTGGTCATCGCGGTGAACGGGCAAGGCGGCCCGGCAACGCTGCGCATCACCGGTCATGTCGATGCGGCAAGCTGGGCCCCGGTCTATGATCTCCGGCTGGATCAGGAGGCCGGTTCGCTGACGCTGGAACGCGGGCTGCTTGTCAGCCAGTCGAGCGGCGAAGACTGGTCAGACGTCGCGCTGACGCTGTCCACCTCGCGCCCTGCACAGCGCTCGGCCCCGAGCGAGCTGTCACCGCACAGGGTCCGCATCTACGACCCGGAAGATCCGGTGAGGCCGGTCTATGCCGAAACAGAGATGATGGCCGCGGATATGGCCGGCGGGGCGCTGATGAAGCAGCCCTCGCCGGTGGCTGACGCGGCGCGGACCGAGTTCATGGGCGCGACCGCGATCTATCGTTATGACAGCCCGGTCGATCTGCGCGACGGGGTGGACGATCTGCGCCTGTCGCTGGACCGACAGGACATGCCGATCGAGGCTCTGGTGGCCGAGGCGGTGCCCGCCCGCGACAGCACCGCCTATCTGGTCGCCGACACCGAAAACCCCCTGCAAGAGGCGATCCTGCCCGGCCCGGCGACGCTCTATGCCGATGGCGCGATGGTCGGGCGCACCCGGCTCGATCTGACCGCCGCGGGCGACGAAATGAAGATCGGCTTCGGTGCGATTGACGGGATCATGCTCGAACGGCGGCTGCCGGACCGGCAAAGCGGCGATATGGGCCTGATCCGCCGCAGCGCGGCGCTTGACGAAACCGCGATCCTGTCGGCAGAGAACCTGACCGGGCGAGATTACAGGTTGCGCATGATCGACCGGGTGCCGGTCTCTGAGCAAGAGGCGCTGACGGTCGACTGGACCGCATCGGTGCCGCCCGATGAAACCGATCCCGACGGCAAGCGCGGCCTCCTGGTCTGGGAGATGCCGCTGAATGCCGGGCAGCGTCAGGAGATCACGCTGACGACCTCGCTGCGATGGCCCGAGGATATGGAACTGGCCGAGTGATCTAGCGCCGCCCGCGCTTCTTCCAGCGGCGATGCACCCAGAACCACTGGCCCGGATGGGCGCGGATGCGGGTTTCCAGATCGTCATTCAGCGCCTGCATCATTTCGCGCGGGGTGGTGTGATCGACGGCGGCGCCGACCTCGACGCGGAAGCTCAGCCCGTCCGGCTGGCGAACCCCGGCAATCGGCAGCAGCAGCGCATCATAGCGCAGCGCCAGCTCGGCCGGGGTCAGCACCGTGCGCGAGGGCAGGCCGAAGAATTGCAGCTCGGTGCCATCATGGACGAACTGATCGAAGCCAAGCGCCAGCATCCCGCCGCCGCGCAGGAATTTCAGCATCGCGGCGAAACCGGCACGGCCGCGCGGAAAGACCGGCTCGGCAATGGCCTGAATGGCCGGGATGTAATGGGCGTTGAACGCCTCGTTGTTCATCGGACGATACAGCGCCCCGACCGGCCAGCCCTGCGCCGCAAGCGCCGCGCGCATGGCGTCGTAATTGCCGAAATGCGCACAGGCGAGGATCACCGGGCGGTCCTGTTCCGCGGCATCGCGCAGCGCCGCCAGCCCCGGCCCGGTCAGCGGCGCATCGGCGGCGATGCGAGAGGTGAATTCGTCACCCGAATAGATCTCGGCCATCGAGCGGCCGGCATTGTTCAGCACCTCGCGCGCGATCTGCTTGCGGGCAGCGTCGTCCAGTTTGGGCATGGCGAGGGCAAGATTTTCCCGCGCCCGTTTCGCCCATCCCGCTAGCGGCCCGAGCAGGCGAGCGAAGAACCAGCCGACCGCCGGAATCCGCCGCTCATAGGGCAGGGCGCGCGCCAGCCCCATCACCGCGAGGAATGCGGTATTGGCCAGCCGGTCGGTCCAGCTCGTGTCGTCATCGTCCCTGTCGCGCCTAGCCATGTTCCGCCAGCTTCTTCTCGCGCGACCAGATATAGATCCCGGCCCCGACGATGATTGCCGCGCCGATCACCGTCCAGATATCGGGCAGCACGCCCCAGAACAGCCAGCCCCAGACGCCGGCCCAGACCACGCCGGTATAGCCGAACGGCGCGATCGCGCCCGCCTCGGCGATGGAGAAGGCGCGGATCAGCAGCGCCTGCGAGGCGGCCCCGAAACAGCCGATCAGCCCATAGGCCCAGAGATGTTCGGCGCGGATCGGCTCCCAGAAGAACGGCACCACGGCCGAGCTGGCGACGGCGCCCACCATCACCGACCAGATCAGCGAGGTGCCGAGCGCATCGGCCCGCACCATCCGGGTCAGCAGCGCGCCCGCCGCGAAGGTGAAGGCCCCGATCAGCGGCAGCAGCGCCGCCGGGTGAAACACGCCCGCGCCGGGCCGGATGATGATCATCGCGCCGATCATGGCTGCGACAATGCCGAGAATGCGCCGCCAGCCAATCGTCTCGCCCAGAAACAGCGCCCCGCCAAGCGTGATCAGCACCGGGTTCATGTCCATGATCGCGGTGGCCTCGGCGATGCCGATATATTTCAACGAGGTGAAGAACAGCGAGACCGAGGCAAGCTGCGTCACCGCCCGCCAGAACTGGAACATCGGGTGGCGTGATCGCAGCATCGGAAGGAACCGCGTCCGGAACACCAGAAGCACCACCACCAGATTGCCCATGAACCGCGCCCAGACCACCTGCGCGGGCGAATAGAACTGGCCCAGATATTTCGCGGTGGCATCCATCAGCGTGAACAGGAAAATCGCCGAGCACAGAATCAGGATGCCTTGCGTCTGGTCGCTGCGCGATAGCTGCCGCGTGCCGTCACGCTCGCGCCCGAACAGGGCGAAACCACGCGGAAGCGGGCGCAACGCCATCAGAGAAACGCAGCGCGATCAGATCGCTGCGCCTCGTTCTTCAAGCTGTGGAGCGGTGCCGTTGACACTTACAGCAGCGCCTTCGCTTTTTCGACAACCGCCTCGGGGGTGATGCCGAACTCCTCATAGAGCCGGGGCGCCGGGGCCGAGGCTCCGAAACCGTCCATCCCCACAAAGGCCGCGCGGGCATCGCTGCCGCGCTCTCCCATCAACAGCCAGTCCCAGCCCTGCCGGACCCCGGCTTCGATGGCGACGCGGACCGTGTCGCCCGGCAGCACCTGCTGGCGATAGGCTTCGTCCTGATCGCGGAACAGCTCCATGCAGGGGACCGACACGACGCGGGTCGGCGTCCCGGCCTCTTCAAGCTTTTCCTGCGCCTTCACCGCGATTTCCACCTCGGAACCCGAAGCCATCAGGATCACCTTCGGCGTGGCGGAGGCTTCGCGCATGACATAGGCGCCCCTGGCGGAAAGGTTGTCGCCCGCGTCCTGACGCAGAAGCGGCAGACCCTGGCGCGACAATGCCATGACCGAAGGCGCATCCTCGCTGTCCAGAGCGATCTCCCAGGCTTCGGCAGTCTCGATCAGGTCGCAGGGGCGCAGCACCAGCGTGTTGGGCGTGGCGCGGCACATGGCAAGATGCTCGACAGGCTGGTGGGTCGGCCCGTCCTCGCCAAGCCCGATCGAATCGTGGGTCATGACATAGATCACCCCAAGCCCCATCAGTGCCGAAAGCCGCATGCCGCCGCGCGCGTAATCGGTAAAGGTCAGGAAGGTGCCGCCATAGGGGCGGAAGCCGCCATGCAGGAAGATCCCGTTCATCGCGGCGGCCATACCGTGTTCGCGGATGCCGTAATGCAGATAGCGCCCGGCGCGGTTCTGCACGTCGAACACGCCAAGATCGCCGGTCTTGGTGTTGTTCGAGCCGGTCAGGTCGGCGGAGCCGCCGAACATCTCGGGCAGGGCCGGGTTGATGACTTCCAGCACCATTTCCGAGGCTTTCCGGGTCGCGACCTTGTGCTGCCCTTCCAGGGCCTGATCCTTCAGCGCGGCAATCGCCGGGCCGAGCTTGCCGTTGGATTCCCCCGAGATGCGGCGCGCGAAGGCATCGCGCTTGTCGGCCGCCAGCCCGTCGACGCGGTCATTCCAGGCCTGACGCGCCTCGGCGCCACGCTTGCCGATCTCGCGCCACTCCGAGAGGATGTCGTCGGGGATGATGAATTCGGCATGCTCCCAGCCGTAATGGCGGCGCGTGGCGGCAATTTCCTCGTCTCCCAGGGGCGAGCCATGCGCGCCCGCCGTGCCCTGCTTCTTCTCGGAGCCGTATCCGATGATGGTCTTGCAATCCACGAGGGTGGGGCGGCCATCGCCATTCGCGGCCTCACTCAGCGCGCGGTCGATATCGGCGGCGTCATGGCCGTCGCAGGACAGCACGCGCCAGCCCGACGCCTCGAAACGCTGGCGCTGATCGGTCTTGTCCGACAGGCTCACCGCGCCGTCGATGGTGATGTCGTTATTATCCCACAGCACGATCAGCCGCCCGAGCTTCTGCGCCCCGGCAAGCGCGATGGCCTCCTGGCTGATGCCTTCCATCAGGCAGCCATCCCCGGCGATGACCCAGGTACGGTGGCTGCACAGATCCTCGCCGAACTCGGCCCGCATCGCCTCTTCGGCGATGGCGAAGCCGACCGAGGTGGCGATCCCCTGACCGAGCGGGCCGGTGGTGGTCTCGATCCCCTCGGCATGGCCGTATTCGGGATGACCCGCCGTGATCGCGCCCCATTGGCGGAAATTCTTGATCTGCTCGATGGTCATCTGCTCGTAGCCGGTCAGGTAGAGCAGCGCGTAAAGCAGCATCGAGCCATGTCCGGCCGACAGGATGAAACGGTCGCGGTCGAACCAGTTCGGCGCGCTGGCGTCGAATTTCAGGTGATTGCGGAACAGCACGGTGGCCACGTCGGCCATGCCCATCGGCATGCCGGGATGGCCGGAATTGGCAGCCTGCACCGCATCCATCGCCAGCACCCGGATCGAGGTGGCGAGATTCCAGTGCTGCGGATCGGCATTGCGGCGGGCGTCGAGGTCCATGGGGTTCATCCTTTGATGCGAGCTTGGCCCCCTGATAGGCAGGAGCCGATGCGGTTTCAAGTCGGCGTCGCGCGTGGCTGGACATGGCGCGCGCCGCCGCTATGAACGCAGCCTCGCGGGGAAAGAATGCCGCGATAAGGGTGCGCGCTGGCGGCAGGCTGTTGCTTGACTTTGCCCGCCGAATCCCCCATATGCAGCTCACCGGCCGGGCATCGCCCGTTGCCGGCGTTATATTTTTCAACCATCACCCGATGCGCGGGTGCGCTGTCCGAAGGCGGGCCCATCGCCCGAAACGCCAGCAATTGCTGGGGCCGCAGGATGCGGGATACGAAGGAAGACGACGAATGTTCGCAGTTCTCAAGACGGGCGGCAAGCAATACCGCGTTCAGGCGGGCGACGTGCTGCGCGTGGAAAAACTGGCCGCCGGTGCTGGCGAGAAAGTCCAGTTCAACGAAATTCTGATGGTCGGCTCGACCATCGGCTCGCCGCTGGTGGATGGTGCCGCGGTTCAGGCCGAGGTCATCGACCAGATCAAGGCCGACAAGGTCATCACCTATGTCAAGCGCCGCCGCAAGCACAGCTCGCAGCGGACCCGCGGCCATCGTCAGCAGCTGACCCTGCTGCGCGTGACCGACGTGCTGGAAAAGGGCGGCGATAAGTCGGGCGTCAAGGAAGCCATTGGCGCGCGCACCGCCGGTGCCTCTTACGTGTCGGAAGCCGAGGCGAAAAAAACCGCCAAGAAAGCCGCCGCGAAGAAGGACGACAAGCCCGCCGCCAAGAAAGAGACCGCAGCGAAGGCCGAGAAAAAGGCCGACAAGGCGGACGACGCCCCGAAAAGCGCCGGCACCCGCCCCGCCAATCTTCTGACCGAAGCCCGTGAGGGCGGTGCCGACGATCTCAAGCAGATCTCGGGCGTGGGTCCGAAGCTGGAAGAGCTGCTGCACGAGAACGGCGTGTTCCATTTCGATCAGATCGCCGAGTGGAAAAAGGCCGAGATCGAATATATGGACGACCAGCTGGCCTTCCATGGCCGTATCGAGCGCGACGACTGGATCAAGCAGGCCAAGGAACTGGCCAAAGGCAAGAAGGACTGAAACCATGGCACATAAAAAAGCAGGCGGTTCGTCCCGGAACGGCCGCGACTCCGCTGGCCGCCGCCTTGGCGTCAAGCTGTATGGCGGTCAGAGCGCCATCGCAGGCAACATCATCGTGCGTCAGCGCGGCACCACCTGGTGGCCGGGCCAGAATGTCGGCATGGGCCGCGATCACACTCTTTTCGCGCTCACCGATGGCGAAGTGACCTTCAAAAAGGGTCTCAAGGGTCGCACTTATATTTCGGTCATGCCCGTTAATGCCGAGGCTGCCGAGTAAGCCGATACGAACCCGGCGAATATCAGGGGGATCGGCGCAAGCCGGTCCCCCTTAGAATTTTGGGGCACCGCATCGCACGCGTCAGCGCGCGCGCGCCCCGCAGGAGGAGAAAAGATGAACGCAGTTGCCGAGGTTGCCCCCGATGCCGTCGCCGATCAGCCCGTGATCCGCACCGAACGGCTGGAACTGCGACCGCTGCGCCGCTCGGATGTCGGGCTGATCGCGCATTACACCGCCGATCGCCGCGTGGCCGAGGGCACCCGCGCCATCCCGCACCCGCTGCCGCCC
This genomic window from Paracoccus sediminicola contains:
- a CDS encoding cation:proton antiporter domain-containing protein — protein: MAVEGAGGLSPVEAFALVGMVGVGAQWLAWKFRLPGIVVMLAAGLILGPFTGIFIPERDIGDLVGPMISLAVAVILFEGGLTLNFKQLADAAPGVRRLVFIGAPLGWFLSSLALAYIAGLSWQSAIVFGGVMIVTGPTVIAPLLRTAKLFNRPAQLLQWEGIVNDAVGALVAVIALEVVLVRQQELSAGEAVWTVASGVVFATLVGFAGAVGIVKAFQRSLVPEYMKVPLLFVVVIAAFAVSDMVLHESGLLAVTVMGLVIANADLPSYTEIYRFKEQATTLLLSGVFILLAAGVNLEMLSLLNWRSALFILAVILLVRPATVLASLSWTSIPWKERLLVAFTGPRGVVLLAISGIFAERLVAEGIEDGAVLQPLAFVLVLTTVILHGFGLKPLANRLGLSSGEQPGLIIVGGSAFSTGLATALGNADVKVLVTDPNRGMLRSARQAGVPIYYGDILSEAAEHGVEFITYSTILAASDNDAYNTLVATDLAPEFGRDSIWQISRAKEDRARHSLPSQLGGQGVNGGRTLAQYLELLADGWIFRTTRLTEEYTYADWKEAREGAIPLAIVEESEVRFVGRDEEPEGRPGMRIISMIPPEIAEKIRRESDEVSKERELAREEAKAVRKGAGSGSLREDDSSDPVDASDDEVLGEDGHDPATEHDANGGDGAAGRPAADDHSDAFRHDSGAYYGGTENPGPDAGAEDGPGKG
- a CDS encoding DUF4139 domain-containing protein; amino-acid sequence: MRELLTSAAILLAAPAFADRFELDAPVREAVLYPQGASVTRIARTELPEGAHELVIPGLPPGTSPDSLRVSAEGAGIGAVSLQRGRALPDSSADPDAIAAARQEVRRLERSLRAHDAEAELIAAEAETARDMVAFLKDLARSDSAGSGDVNALADMVGARILAARRSAIEAETRAFAAAQGRGEAERALENARQRLEALEQPPSDDRATLVIAVNGQGGPATLRITGHVDAASWAPVYDLRLDQEAGSLTLERGLLVSQSSGEDWSDVALTLSTSRPAQRSAPSELSPHRVRIYDPEDPVRPVYAETEMMAADMAGGALMKQPSPVADAARTEFMGATAIYRYDSPVDLRDGVDDLRLSLDRQDMPIEALVAEAVPARDSTAYLVADTENPLQEAILPGPATLYADGAMVGRTRLDLTAAGDEMKIGFGAIDGIMLERRLPDRQSGDMGLIRRSAALDETAILSAENLTGRDYRLRMIDRVPVSEQEALTVDWTASVPPDETDPDGKRGLLVWEMPLNAGQRQEITLTTSLRWPEDMELAE
- a CDS encoding lysophospholipid acyltransferase family protein translates to MARRDRDDDDTSWTDRLANTAFLAVMGLARALPYERRIPAVGWFFARLLGPLAGWAKRARENLALAMPKLDDAARKQIAREVLNNAGRSMAEIYSGDEFTSRIAADAPLTGPGLAALRDAAEQDRPVILACAHFGNYDAMRAALAAQGWPVGALYRPMNNEAFNAHYIPAIQAIAEPVFPRGRAGFAAMLKFLRGGGMLALGFDQFVHDGTELQFFGLPSRTVLTPAELALRYDALLLPIAGVRQPDGLSFRVEVGAAVDHTTPREMMQALNDDLETRIRAHPGQWFWVHRRWKKRGRR
- a CDS encoding DMT family transporter, with the translated sequence MALRPLPRGFALFGRERDGTRQLSRSDQTQGILILCSAIFLFTLMDATAKYLGQFYSPAQVVWARFMGNLVVVLLVFRTRFLPMLRSRHPMFQFWRAVTQLASVSLFFTSLKYIGIAEATAIMDMNPVLITLGGALFLGETIGWRRILGIVAAMIGAMIIIRPGAGVFHPAALLPLIGAFTFAAGALLTRMVRADALGTSLIWSVMVGAVASSAVVPFFWEPIRAEHLWAYGLIGCFGAASQALLIRAFSIAEAGAIAPFGYTGVVWAGVWGWLFWGVLPDIWTVIGAAIIVGAGIYIWSREKKLAEHG
- the tkt gene encoding transketolase; translated protein: MDLDARRNADPQHWNLATSIRVLAMDAVQAANSGHPGMPMGMADVATVLFRNHLKFDASAPNWFDRDRFILSAGHGSMLLYALLYLTGYEQMTIEQIKNFRQWGAITAGHPEYGHAEGIETTTGPLGQGIATSVGFAIAEEAMRAEFGEDLCSHRTWVIAGDGCLMEGISQEAIALAGAQKLGRLIVLWDNNDITIDGAVSLSDKTDQRQRFEASGWRVLSCDGHDAADIDRALSEAANGDGRPTLVDCKTIIGYGSEKKQGTAGAHGSPLGDEEIAATRRHYGWEHAEFIIPDDILSEWREIGKRGAEARQAWNDRVDGLAADKRDAFARRISGESNGKLGPAIAALKDQALEGQHKVATRKASEMVLEVINPALPEMFGGSADLTGSNNTKTGDLGVFDVQNRAGRYLHYGIREHGMAAAMNGIFLHGGFRPYGGTFLTFTDYARGGMRLSALMGLGVIYVMTHDSIGLGEDGPTHQPVEHLAMCRATPNTLVLRPCDLIETAEAWEIALDSEDAPSVMALSRQGLPLLRQDAGDNLSARGAYVMREASATPKVILMASGSEVEIAVKAQEKLEEAGTPTRVVSVPCMELFRDQDEAYRQQVLPGDTVRVAIEAGVRQGWDWLLMGERGSDARAAFVGMDGFGASAPAPRLYEEFGITPEAVVEKAKALL
- a CDS encoding 50S ribosomal protein L21 — encoded protein: MFAVLKTGGKQYRVQAGDVLRVEKLAAGAGEKVQFNEILMVGSTIGSPLVDGAAVQAEVIDQIKADKVITYVKRRRKHSSQRTRGHRQQLTLLRVTDVLEKGGDKSGVKEAIGARTAGASYVSEAEAKKTAKKAAAKKDDKPAAKKETAAKAEKKADKADDAPKSAGTRPANLLTEAREGGADDLKQISGVGPKLEELLHENGVFHFDQIAEWKKAEIEYMDDQLAFHGRIERDDWIKQAKELAKGKKD
- the rpmA gene encoding 50S ribosomal protein L27, with protein sequence MAHKKAGGSSRNGRDSAGRRLGVKLYGGQSAIAGNIIVRQRGTTWWPGQNVGMGRDHTLFALTDGEVTFKKGLKGRTYISVMPVNAEAAE